One Benincasa hispida cultivar B227 chromosome 5, ASM972705v1, whole genome shotgun sequence genomic window carries:
- the LOC120078447 gene encoding probable L-type lectin-domain containing receptor kinase VII.2 — protein MSSSSSPTLFCAVVSILISISISASATEFVFNTNFTSTNTLLFGNATIDSSLLILTRNSPFTIGRALYPFKIPIHFSNSSFSFATSFIFSVAPQPNLLPGHGFAFLFTPFAGINGTSSAQHLGLFNFTNNGSPNNHVFAVEFDSFQNVEFNDTNDNHVGVDLNSLESTVSSAAGFWSGPDDGEFKELKINNGETYQVWIDCLDSLVNITMAEVGMIRPRRPLISLSVKFSGLLLDEMYVGFTAATGQLVQSHKILSWSFSTSNLSIADALVITDLPSFVPQKGGSIFDSLAFILGITLGGVGLVIICCFVIYIVVIIKRRGRKKPKDGEIEDWELEYWPHRFTYEDVYEATDGFSEANVIGFGRNGKVYKGTLGRSKVAVKRISVEGESGMREFVAEISSLGRLKHRNLVKLIGWCKKEKGSLILMYDYMENGSLDKKLFECDENEMLSWEKRMKVLRDVATGLLYLHQGWDSKVLHRDIKSNNVLLDKDMNARLGDFGLARMQPHERTADTTRVMGTVGYMAPEVVRTGRVSSQSDVFGFGVLILEVVCGRRAIEEGKPWLIDWVRGLMERNEIGLAVDERLKVEETSWNEDEMERMVCLGLLCAHNEAVARPTMQQVVNILYERNGNGSNDGLLNRLRSTRIMSEIYQGNNSQQHHPTFEEIKTSSSSTSLIESDILKSGR, from the coding sequence atgtcttcttcttcttcacccaCTCTCTTCTGCGCCGTAGTTTCGATTCTAATCTCCATTTCCATCTCAGCCTCAGCTACAGAGTTTGTCTTCAACACCAATTTCACTTCCACTAATACTTTGCTCTTCGGCAACGCCACCATTGATTCTTCTCTTCTTATCCTCACTAGAAATTCCCCTTTCACCATCGGCCGTGCTCTTTACCCTTTCAAAATTCCGATCCATTTCTCCAATTCTTCATTTTCCTTTGCGacttctttcattttctctgtTGCCCCTCAGCCAAATCTTCTCCCTGGCCATGGATTTGCTTTTCTCTTCACACCCTTTGCTGGAATCAACGGCACCAGCTCGGCTCAGCATTTGGGGCTTTTCAATTTCACCAATAATGGCAGCCCCAATAACCATGTCTTCGCTGTTGAGTTCGATTCGTTCCAAAATGTGGAGTTCAACGATACCAATGATAACCATGTGGGCGTGGATTTGAATTCTCTTGAATCTACTGTTTCCTCTGCAGCAGGGTTTTGGAGTGGACCAGATGATGGAGAGTTCAAGGAATTGAAGATCAATAATGGAGAAACTTATCAGGTTTGGATTGACTGTCTAGATTCTTTAGTTAATATTACAATGGCTGAAGTGGGAATGATAAGGCCTAGAAGGCCATTGATATCACTGTCTGTTAAGTTCTCTGGATTGCTTTTGGATGAAATGTATGTAGGATTTACAGCAGCCACAGGGCAATtagttcaaagccataagatatTATCTTGGAGTTTTAGTACCTCTAACTTATCTATTGCTGATGCTTTAGTAATAACAGATTTGCCATCTTTTGTTCCTCAAAAGGGGGGCTCCATTTTTGACTCATTAGCTTTCATATTGGGGATAACTCTGGGGGGTGTTGGACTTGTGATTATCTGTTGTTTTGTAATCTATATTGTTGTAATTATCAAAAGGAGGGGAAGAAAGAAACCAAAGGATGGTGAAATTGAAGATTGGGAGTTAGAATATTGGCCACATAGGTTTACTTATGAAGATGTTTATGAAGCAACTGATGGGTTCTCAGAAGCCAATGTGATTGGGTTTGGGAGAAATGGGAAGGTCTACAAAGGGACATTAGGGAGATCAAAAGTTGCTGTGAAGAGAATTTCTGTTGAAGGTGAGAGTGGAATGAGGGAGTTTGTAGCTGAGATTTCAAGTTTAGGAAGATTAAAGCATAGAAATCTAGTAAAGCTTATAGGATGGTGTAAGAAGGAGAAAGGAAGCTTAATCTTAATGTATGATTACATGGAAAATGGAAGTTTAGACAAGAAACTATTTGAGTGTGATGAGAATGAAATGCTGAGTTGGGAGAAAAGGATGAAAGTTTTGAGAGATGTAGCCACAGGGTTGCTATATCTACACCAAGGTTGGGATTCCAAGGTTCTGCATAGAGACATAAAGTCGAACAATGTGCTACTTGACAAGGACATGAATGCAAGGTTAGGAGACTTTGGGTTGGCTCGAATGCAACCCCATGAACGAACGGCAGACACAACTCGTGTAATGGGAACTGTTGGGTATATGGCGCCGGAGGTGGTTCGAACAGGGAGAGTATCTTCACAATCAGATGTTTTCGGATTCGGAGTGTTGATTTTGGAGGTTGTTTGTGGGAGGAGAGCAATAGAAGAAGGGAAGCCATGGTTGATAGATTGGGTTAGAGGATTAATGGAGAGGAATGAGATTGGATTAGCAGTTGATGAGAGATTGAAAGTTGAGGAAACAAGTTGGAATGAGGATGAAATGGAGAGAATGGTTTGTTTGGGGTTATTATGTGCACATAATGAAGCTGTTGCAAGGCCAACAATGCAACAAGTTGTGAATATTTTGTATGAGAGAAATGGAAATGGTTCAAATGATGGATTGTTAAATAGATTAAGATCAACAAGAATAATGTCTGAGATTTATCAAGGCAACAATTCTCAGCAACATCATCCAACGTTTGAAGAAATCAAaacatcttcatcttcaacatCGCTCATCGAATCTGATATTTTAAAGAGTGGCCGCTAG
- the LOC120078599 gene encoding uncharacterized protein LOC120078599: protein MVVPLGPGKFYGSSLPRPRYYTDVKLNDERVDPPTPVLDPLLSWANEAHWSMGGLSFNRLRLQGRIEGNVHKLRAEREKVAKEKLRAKKLDSAPKRSDPDNGANANRQLKKAKSVSPPPAPIATKRRRLMVLFEDEDDDVGMDKEVIGVVKRRLVKKLGDDFDRVAAESKRNQLKGSRDRSSEIDGVGESVMKIVEEINDENNKGKKTKSGGKGKNGGKMESGSVSATRTSPRLANKRGLN from the coding sequence ATGGTGGTTCCTCTCGGCCCCGGTAAGTTCTACGGCAGCAGCCTCCCTCGTCCCCGCTACTACACTGACGTCAAGCTCAACGATGAGCGTGTCGATCCACCGACGCCGGTCCTCGATCCACTCCTCTCATGGGCGAACGAGGCTCATTGGTCAATGGGTGGCCTCAGCTTCAATCGCCTCAGGCTTCAAGGTCGGATCGAAGGTAATGTTCACAAGCTTCGAGCCGAGCGCGAGAAGGTTGCCAAGGAGAAGCTTAGAGCCAAGAAACTGGACTCTGCGCCAAAGAGATCTGACCCAGATAACGGAGCCAATGCCAACCGCCAATTGAAGAAGGCGAAATCTGTATCTCCACCGCCAGCACCGATTGCAACCAAGAGACGGCGATTGATGGTTCTGTTTGAAGATGAGGATGATGATGTTGGCATGGATAAGGAAGTGATTGGGGTTGTGAAGAGGAGGTTGGTGAAGAAGCTGGGAGACGATTTTGATCGAGTGGCTGCAGAGAGTAAGAGGAATCAATTGAAGGGTTCGAGGGATAGAAGCTCGGAGATCGATGGGGTTGGTGAATCTGTAATGAAGATCGTTGAGGAGATTAACGATGAAAACAATAAAGGGAAAAAGACGAAGAGTGGAGGAAAGGGGAAGAATGGTGGAAAAATGGAGTCTGGTTCTGTTTCTGCGACAAGAACTTCTCCTAGATTGGCTAATAAGCgtggattaaattga
- the LOC120078600 gene encoding uncharacterized protein LOC120078600: protein MEENPETASPQQAIPQSYSLFMRVMSKRRTWVCLFVVVYALLLSSCWNFLVSILSWYKSQVEASSSSSSSSSSSFGWPAIYASLLLGGVFGVLSMMAALAVMIPATLVTWIAIVVLLYFFGKPRRMLVVEGRKITKEIFGVVVKILLKEGNLVAAVCAVLGYFALFRKTNES from the coding sequence atggaagaaaaccCAGAAACAGCTTCACCACAACAAGCAATTCCTCAATCGTACTCTTTGTTTATGAGAGTGATGAGCAAAAGAAGAacatgggtatgtttatttgttgTAGTTTATGCTCTTCTTTTGTCATCTTGTTGGAATTTTCTTGTTTCTATACTGTCATGGTATAAATCTCAAGTGgaagcttcttcttcttcttcttcttcttcttcttcttcatttgggtGGCCCGCGATTTATGCTTCTTTGCTTCTTGGGGGTGTTTTTGGGGTTCTTTCGATGATGGCTGCACTGGCTGTGATGATTCCAGCTACGCTTGTGACTTGGATTGCCATTGTTGTGTTGCTTTATTTCTTTGGGAAGCCAAGGAGGATGTTGGTGGTGGAAGGGAGGAAGATTACTAAGGAGATTTTTGGAGTCGTGGTTAAGATTTTGTTGAAGGAAGGGAATTTGGTAGCTGCTGTTTGTGCTGTTTTGGGATACTTTGCACTTTTTAGGAAGACTAATGAAAGTTAG